The following are encoded together in the Myxococcales bacterium genome:
- a CDS encoding HEAT repeat domain-containing protein: MPTLSSAIVKAHVASMREVEEALARQVIYGGDLVTNLLELALVSEHLLTPLLADSHGLEPAPHGELPRATDALMSLVPPELAGRHAFYPLDEVAGILTIAVSEPLPAEVEGDLSFSLGARIEQRSAPLVRIRQALSRDYGVPLDRRMVRLLAKLEGRPDPSPSSMPAPLRDGSPPFPKLPRPASMPPIGYPPAATLRSSEPALPIPPVAARPPSVAPELPPRPAPVADPDVPARVTTLITPRHPAERTAPESEAPRWLVGTPGRERGRKRHRGPYTAALAERDLMDADSRDDVVGAYFDFASQYFEYSALFAVQGDVAEGRDAHGPGTDGAKLRSIGVPLDLPSSLSDAKTSGTFLVRALDKTGIDASLSKDLQRESSGAVLLLPLVVRGRVVLVLYGDHGTGDVPLSEVGDVIAFAPLVATALERVILRKKLGARASSSEMPAVRQPFSEAPQRRRHRLPNVDQRVDALAKALDSTRPPSRPPSEPPTTTHASPAAKGFGQSGPATVSASPRALAAPITADASPKARGVIEASVPTQSPSTPHESPQAKARASTAPARVVAVGAPRRHDTPPQGTPGTLDATQEQPFPLTRRTPSGRFFAGEEAPRSSETEAAVDAGWDVQAEPEADPGTHRGPFGPPEPEQKSDVGHEAPLAPASRQLALGPRPPFPRQDAKDHLLPSVIFDIDSDLRTLLVRLVEGDEGAGDRLVEIGDPAVSVLVAEFPGPVHPDRARRFAEPGARASDAGPVLRTIARIGQVAVAFLVVRTADREPDVRRWATWLLGELPNADSARAIVRRFSDGDAEVRRAALAAGKLMQADAEARTALRDGLATLAAETSLPPEVRHSGIEALADLRDPRAVPRLIPLLGTDDAAVVRSAHAALVTIARQDFGREGKRWSAWWQENSARHRVEWLIDALAHDSLELRRAAGEELKSVTKEYFGYYEDLPAKERQRAQLAYRQWWEATGKARFS; the protein is encoded by the coding sequence ATGCCCACCCTGAGCTCGGCGATCGTCAAGGCCCACGTCGCGTCGATGCGCGAGGTCGAAGAGGCCCTCGCACGCCAGGTCATCTACGGCGGTGACCTGGTGACGAACCTGCTCGAGCTCGCGCTGGTGAGTGAGCACCTGCTGACTCCCTTGCTCGCGGATAGCCACGGGCTCGAGCCGGCGCCGCATGGTGAGCTGCCCCGGGCCACGGATGCTCTGATGAGCCTGGTCCCACCCGAACTCGCGGGCCGTCATGCATTTTACCCGCTCGACGAGGTCGCAGGCATCCTGACCATCGCCGTGAGCGAGCCGCTGCCGGCAGAGGTGGAGGGAGACCTGTCATTTTCGCTGGGCGCGCGGATCGAGCAGCGCTCGGCGCCACTTGTCCGTATTCGCCAGGCTCTGTCCCGGGACTACGGAGTGCCGCTCGATCGCCGCATGGTGCGCTTGCTCGCCAAGCTCGAAGGGCGCCCGGACCCCAGCCCAAGCTCGATGCCGGCGCCACTGCGTGATGGCTCGCCGCCCTTCCCGAAACTTCCGCGGCCCGCCAGCATGCCGCCGATCGGCTACCCACCCGCGGCAACGCTGCGCTCGAGTGAGCCTGCGCTGCCGATCCCGCCCGTCGCCGCACGCCCCCCATCGGTTGCGCCCGAGCTTCCACCCCGTCCCGCGCCGGTCGCCGATCCGGACGTCCCCGCCCGAGTCACGACCCTGATCACTCCCCGCCACCCGGCCGAGCGAACCGCTCCTGAGTCGGAGGCACCACGTTGGCTGGTTGGCACGCCCGGGCGTGAACGCGGACGCAAACGCCATCGCGGTCCGTACACCGCCGCGCTGGCCGAGCGAGACCTCATGGACGCGGACTCCCGGGACGACGTCGTCGGCGCCTATTTCGATTTTGCGTCGCAATACTTCGAGTATTCCGCGCTGTTCGCCGTGCAAGGGGACGTTGCCGAAGGCCGAGACGCCCACGGTCCCGGTACCGACGGCGCGAAGCTCCGCAGCATCGGCGTGCCGCTGGACCTGCCGAGCTCTCTCTCGGACGCAAAGACCTCGGGCACGTTTCTGGTCCGAGCGCTCGACAAGACGGGGATCGACGCCAGCCTGTCCAAAGATCTGCAGCGCGAAAGCTCCGGAGCTGTGCTGCTCCTTCCGTTGGTCGTGCGCGGACGCGTCGTGCTGGTGCTGTACGGCGACCACGGAACCGGGGACGTGCCCTTGTCCGAAGTTGGCGACGTGATCGCATTTGCGCCCCTCGTCGCAACCGCGCTGGAGCGGGTCATTCTGCGCAAGAAGCTAGGCGCTCGGGCCAGCTCGTCGGAGATGCCGGCGGTTCGCCAGCCGTTTTCAGAAGCGCCCCAGCGACGGCGGCATCGTTTGCCGAACGTCGACCAGCGCGTCGACGCCCTCGCCAAAGCCCTCGACTCGACCCGACCACCCAGCCGTCCCCCGAGCGAGCCGCCGACGACGACCCACGCTTCGCCGGCGGCCAAAGGCTTCGGGCAGTCGGGCCCGGCAACCGTCAGCGCCTCACCCCGCGCTCTCGCCGCCCCGATCACCGCAGACGCCTCTCCAAAAGCACGCGGCGTGATCGAAGCGTCGGTGCCCACTCAGAGCCCATCGACTCCGCACGAGTCACCACAGGCAAAAGCCAGGGCGAGCACGGCGCCGGCCCGCGTCGTGGCAGTGGGAGCACCGCGCCGGCACGACACGCCACCGCAAGGCACCCCGGGGACGTTGGACGCCACGCAGGAGCAGCCGTTCCCACTCACTCGGCGCACGCCGAGTGGCCGCTTCTTCGCCGGCGAAGAGGCCCCGCGCTCCAGCGAGACCGAAGCGGCAGTCGATGCCGGTTGGGACGTCCAGGCCGAGCCGGAAGCGGATCCAGGAACCCACCGCGGGCCGTTTGGACCGCCGGAGCCCGAGCAAAAGAGCGACGTGGGGCACGAAGCGCCCCTGGCACCGGCGTCCCGACAGCTCGCGCTGGGCCCACGCCCGCCGTTTCCCCGGCAGGACGCCAAAGACCACCTCCTGCCCTCGGTGATCTTCGACATCGACTCGGACTTGAGAACGCTGCTCGTGCGCTTGGTCGAAGGGGACGAGGGCGCCGGCGACCGGCTGGTCGAGATCGGGGACCCGGCCGTCAGTGTGTTGGTCGCGGAGTTCCCCGGCCCCGTCCACCCCGATCGCGCACGCCGCTTCGCGGAGCCAGGTGCCCGGGCCTCGGACGCGGGTCCAGTGCTGCGTACCATCGCCCGCATCGGTCAGGTCGCCGTGGCGTTCTTGGTGGTGCGCACCGCCGACCGTGAACCCGACGTGCGTCGCTGGGCGACCTGGCTGCTCGGTGAGCTTCCGAACGCCGACTCCGCCCGGGCCATCGTGCGGCGTTTCAGCGACGGAGACGCCGAGGTGCGCCGGGCGGCGCTCGCCGCCGGCAAATTGATGCAAGCGGACGCGGAGGCGCGCACCGCGCTTCGCGACGGGCTAGCGACCTTGGCTGCCGAGACATCGCTTCCGCCGGAGGTCCGCCACAGCGGCATCGAGGCCTTGGCCGACCTCCGGGATCCGCGCGCCGTGCCTCGGCTCATCCCGTTGCTTGGCACTGATGACGCCGCGGTCGTGCGCTCGGCGCATGCCGCGCTGGTGACGATCGCGCGTCAGGACTTCGGCCGCGAGGGCAAGCGCTGGTCGGCTTGGTGGCAGGAGAACTCTGCGCGCCACCGTGTCGAGTGGCTGATCGATGCACTCGCGCACGACTCGCTGGAGCTTCGGCGGGCGGCCGGGGAAGAGCTCAAGAGCGTGACCAAGGAGTATTTTGGTTATTACGAAGACCTACCTGCAAAGGAGCGGCAGCGGGCCCAGCTTGCCTACCGGCAATGGTGGGAAGCGACCGGAAAGGCTCGCTTTTCCTGA
- a CDS encoding sigma-54-dependent Fis family transcriptional regulator has protein sequence MRRVLVVDDEENLRLVLRTLLRRNGYEVEAAGSGEEALGLVDSFGPDFVITDVRMPKMGGLDLLATLKAKGNDATVIVMSAYGNTDLALEAMKGGAYDYIQKPFKPDEVVLTLRKAEERELLRRENRALREEIRKEHKFEDILAKSPNMQAIFRTISKIAEYKTTVLVTGESGSGKELVARAIHRRSTRRGGPFTPVNCGAIPENLLESELFGHKKGAFTDAVSDRRGLFEEADQGTLFLDEIGELPLALQVKMLRVLEDEKIRRVGEARDIKVDVRIITATHRDLAAETKAGRFREDLYYRLNVLPIHVPPLRERREDIPLLIDHFLTRNNARLGTNIRGMDSESRRLLYEYAWPGNVRELENTIERAMVLSEGEQLVAADLPERVREARDPVQMQLASGELSVKKTMRAIEEILIRRALQKTKGNRTRAAEVLEISHRALLYKIKDYEITDL, from the coding sequence GTGCGCCGGGTCCTGGTAGTCGACGACGAGGAGAACCTCCGCCTGGTTCTGCGCACGCTGTTGCGGCGCAACGGCTACGAGGTCGAAGCCGCCGGCAGCGGGGAAGAGGCCCTCGGCCTGGTCGACTCCTTCGGACCCGACTTCGTGATCACCGACGTGCGCATGCCGAAGATGGGGGGCCTCGATCTGCTGGCCACGCTCAAGGCCAAAGGCAACGACGCGACCGTGATCGTGATGAGCGCGTACGGCAACACCGATCTCGCCCTGGAGGCCATGAAGGGCGGTGCGTACGACTACATCCAGAAGCCGTTCAAGCCCGACGAGGTCGTGCTCACGCTGCGCAAGGCGGAAGAGCGTGAGCTACTCCGGCGAGAGAATCGCGCGTTGCGAGAGGAGATCCGGAAAGAGCACAAGTTCGAGGACATCCTGGCGAAGAGTCCGAACATGCAGGCGATCTTCCGCACCATCTCGAAGATCGCCGAGTACAAGACCACCGTGCTCGTGACCGGCGAGAGTGGCTCGGGGAAAGAGCTCGTGGCTCGTGCCATCCACCGCCGCAGCACGCGTCGCGGCGGGCCGTTCACCCCGGTCAATTGCGGCGCGATTCCGGAAAATCTGCTGGAGAGCGAGCTATTTGGTCACAAGAAGGGTGCGTTCACCGACGCGGTCTCCGATCGCCGTGGTCTGTTCGAGGAAGCCGACCAAGGCACGCTGTTCCTCGACGAGATCGGCGAGCTGCCGTTGGCGCTGCAGGTGAAGATGCTGCGGGTGCTCGAGGACGAGAAGATCCGCCGGGTCGGTGAGGCGCGAGACATCAAGGTGGACGTCCGGATCATCACCGCAACGCACCGCGACCTCGCCGCCGAGACCAAGGCCGGACGTTTTCGCGAGGACCTCTACTATCGACTGAACGTGTTGCCGATCCACGTGCCCCCGCTCCGGGAGCGGCGCGAGGACATCCCGCTACTGATCGACCATTTCCTGACCCGGAACAACGCTCGCCTCGGTACCAACATCCGGGGCATGGACAGCGAGAGCCGCAGGCTGCTCTACGAATACGCCTGGCCCGGCAACGTGCGGGAGCTGGAGAACACGATCGAGCGCGCGATGGTGCTCTCCGAGGGGGAGCAGCTGGTCGCCGCCGACCTACCGGAGCGGGTCCGCGAGGCCCGGGACCCGGTGCAGATGCAGCTCGCCTCGGGCGAGCTGAGCGTGAAGAAGACCATGCGCGCGATCGAGGAAATCCTGATCCGTCGCGCGCTCCAGAAGACCAAGGGCAACCGCACCCGGGCGGCCGAAGTGCTGGAAATCAGCCACCGCGCGCTGCTCTACAAGATCAAAGACTACGAGATCACAGACCTCTGA
- a CDS encoding protein kinase — protein MNCAVCSLENPEGARFCQSCGAPMAQANADPTSLVGQLVGGRYLVTRVIGEGGMGVVYEAEQKMGPHTRKVAIKTLLPSLSADHTIVSRFYRECGIVAQLEHPNTIRFYDFGETPDKRLYIAMEFVKGEALTELISRGPIPIDRARNILKQACGALAEAHGLGIVHRDLKPDNIILTRRAGEEDFVKVLDFGIAKTSEAAEKHTKLTQQGIVLGTPPYMSPEQLAGKELDLRSDIYSLGIIAYEMVTGGLPFEGETPWQWATQHMTVAPPSMRSRTHVPITAEFERAVQHALAKEPRARPSTAIEFQRELVGDAPRRPTTEPDLAAPAHTAPMVAGVATPERGQTQMAAQGPVLPAYRTDVAVATHIPAPPPPRSGSGSGAAVLLALAGLTFGGLIAAFAAWKYYDTPEVGSPPPPIAAPPSSQLRVVEPEPPPDEPLLTPPPALSSSNTKPPVKPTKPPVGPLPPPPSASTPPPPPPPPPPASTPPPPPPPPPSGPQGDAACAASQQAAAGWNIEGAVYLFRQCEKTGGTPAGLTNARLRIRLSSPKAVRDRAFQGNCKGAKSAADAASSIGEGAAAQASHANSSCAGK, from the coding sequence ATGAACTGCGCAGTCTGCAGCCTAGAAAACCCGGAGGGCGCGCGCTTTTGCCAGTCGTGCGGCGCGCCGATGGCTCAGGCGAACGCCGATCCCACCAGCCTGGTGGGCCAGCTGGTCGGCGGACGCTACCTGGTGACCCGCGTCATCGGCGAAGGCGGCATGGGTGTCGTCTACGAGGCGGAACAGAAGATGGGCCCCCACACCCGCAAGGTGGCGATCAAGACGCTGCTGCCATCGCTGAGCGCCGATCACACCATTGTGTCGCGGTTTTATCGCGAGTGCGGCATCGTCGCACAGCTCGAGCACCCCAACACGATTCGCTTCTACGACTTCGGCGAGACCCCGGACAAACGGCTCTACATTGCCATGGAGTTCGTGAAGGGCGAGGCGCTCACGGAGCTCATCAGCCGGGGTCCGATCCCCATTGACCGTGCCCGCAACATCCTGAAGCAAGCGTGTGGAGCGCTCGCCGAGGCACACGGCCTCGGGATCGTTCACCGGGATCTCAAGCCGGACAACATCATCCTCACGCGTCGAGCGGGGGAAGAAGACTTCGTGAAGGTGTTGGATTTCGGCATCGCCAAGACCTCCGAGGCAGCGGAAAAACACACCAAGCTCACCCAACAAGGAATCGTGCTCGGCACGCCGCCGTACATGAGCCCCGAGCAGCTCGCAGGCAAAGAGCTCGACCTGCGGAGTGATATCTATTCACTCGGCATCATCGCCTACGAGATGGTCACGGGGGGGCTGCCGTTCGAAGGTGAAACACCGTGGCAGTGGGCCACACAGCACATGACGGTAGCTCCGCCGTCCATGCGCTCGCGGACCCATGTGCCCATCACGGCGGAGTTCGAGCGAGCGGTGCAACACGCGCTTGCAAAAGAGCCTCGTGCGCGGCCGTCGACCGCCATCGAGTTTCAGCGCGAGCTGGTCGGAGATGCACCGCGCCGGCCGACGACGGAACCGGATCTCGCGGCCCCAGCCCACACGGCACCAATGGTGGCCGGAGTTGCCACACCCGAGCGTGGGCAAACACAAATGGCCGCCCAGGGCCCGGTGCTCCCGGCCTATCGCACCGACGTTGCTGTCGCGACGCACATTCCGGCGCCTCCGCCGCCGCGCTCCGGGTCCGGCAGCGGTGCAGCGGTGCTGCTCGCCCTCGCTGGGTTGACGTTCGGCGGTTTGATCGCGGCTTTTGCGGCCTGGAAGTACTACGACACGCCGGAGGTGGGCTCCCCTCCGCCACCGATCGCGGCGCCGCCTTCCTCTCAGCTCCGCGTCGTCGAACCGGAGCCCCCGCCGGATGAGCCGCTGTTGACGCCGCCGCCGGCGCTCTCGTCTTCCAATACGAAACCTCCGGTCAAACCCACCAAACCTCCGGTCGGACCGCTACCCCCGCCGCCGAGCGCATCCACGCCACCGCCACCGCCACCGCCCCCGCCGCCGGCCAGCACTCCTCCTCCTCCTCCTCCTCCCCCTCCGTCGGGGCCGCAGGGTGATGCCGCCTGTGCCGCGTCCCAGCAAGCCGCGGCCGGTTGGAATATCGAGGGCGCTGTCTATCTCTTTCGTCAGTGCGAGAAGACCGGCGGAACTCCCGCGGGTCTCACCAACGCGCGACTCCGTATCCGGCTCTCATCCCCGAAGGCGGTGCGTGACCGAGCCTTCCAGGGCAACTGCAAGGGCGCCAAGTCGGCGGCAGACGCCGCGAGCTCCATCGGCGAGGGAGCTGCCGCGCAGGCCAGCCACGCCAACTCGAGTTGCGCCGGGAAGTAG
- a CDS encoding DUF692 domain-containing protein — MRPRLGLPDLGVGVGLRVPHYRHVLEQRPSVDFFEVISENFMVDGGKPLYHLKAVLESYPVVQHGVSMSIGAPTPPEEQYLTALRQLVQQTKTPWLSDHFCWCGVPGANLHDLLPLPYTEEVIRRVSERAKRIQDFLGVRLALENTSSYMAFTASTMPEWEFISRICEAADIGLMFDVNNVYVSAYNHGFDPYEFVRNVPHDRIVQIHLAGHTNLGKYIVDTHSGPVIDPVWDLYRETIELTGSVSTLIEWDDQIPEFPLLAAEAAKAKALRTSAALTRERRLAGEHVPRTPHPEGPPPISPAALAEGRGWAQGGPRDGIALDGDEA; from the coding sequence ATGCGTCCTCGTCTCGGCCTTCCGGATCTGGGTGTCGGAGTGGGACTCCGTGTCCCCCACTACCGACACGTCCTCGAGCAGCGTCCGTCCGTCGACTTCTTCGAGGTCATCAGTGAAAACTTCATGGTCGATGGCGGCAAGCCGCTCTACCACTTGAAGGCCGTGCTCGAGAGTTACCCCGTCGTGCAGCACGGCGTCTCGATGAGCATCGGCGCGCCCACTCCGCCGGAGGAGCAGTACCTCACTGCGCTGAGGCAGCTCGTCCAGCAGACGAAGACGCCATGGCTCAGTGATCACTTTTGCTGGTGTGGCGTCCCCGGGGCCAACCTCCACGATCTTTTGCCGCTGCCCTACACCGAAGAGGTGATTCGACGCGTCAGCGAGCGGGCCAAGCGCATCCAAGATTTCCTTGGTGTGCGGCTGGCCTTGGAAAACACCTCCAGCTACATGGCGTTCACGGCGAGCACGATGCCGGAGTGGGAGTTCATTTCCCGGATCTGCGAGGCCGCGGACATCGGGCTCATGTTCGACGTGAACAACGTGTACGTGTCGGCCTACAACCACGGCTTCGATCCCTACGAGTTCGTGCGTAACGTGCCCCACGACCGCATCGTGCAAATCCACCTGGCGGGCCACACCAACCTCGGGAAATACATCGTCGACACCCACAGCGGTCCCGTGATCGATCCGGTCTGGGATCTGTACCGGGAGACGATCGAGCTCACCGGTTCGGTGTCGACTCTGATCGAATGGGACGACCAGATCCCGGAGTTTCCCCTGCTCGCTGCTGAAGCCGCGAAGGCCAAGGCACTGCGCACGAGCGCGGCACTCACCCGGGAGCGTCGCCTGGCGGGCGAGCACGTGCCCCGGACGCCGCACCCCGAGGGACCGCCACCCATCTCGCCCGCCGCGCTCGCGGAAGGACGCGGCTGGGCGCAGGGCGGTCCGCGCGACGGAATTGCCCTCGATGGAGACGAGGCGTGA
- a CDS encoding DUF1343 domain-containing protein: MLTGIDQLFSGQLSNLRKRLRDSRVGVLTHAAAVDRRGRNLLSVLEELGASPSLIFSPEHGLDGVAQAEEAVPNTAPTEGPALHSLYGTTKESLSPTPEQLSQIDVLVVDLVDVGSRYYTYVWTALLALRAAAKAGVHVVVLDRPNPISGDPSTLEGAPQQDGFLSFVGLEPLPIRHALTLGEIVAMFAERDALPLGPEGALSLVSSLGWERFRTAAAWGRPFSPPSPNIPTLEAALVYPGGCLLEGTNLSEGRGTTLPFQLIGAPFLDGSRLSSALDEQRIPGAQVRPARFRPSFEKHAGEVCSGVFLQVTDPSLFRPVAAYLAIITLCRMQNPEAFAFLDRAYEFEAEVPAFDLLTGSAAAREAILSGALPNDIAQLVSPVDASWKQVVLDAEARRERASS, encoded by the coding sequence ATGCTCACCGGCATCGACCAACTCTTCAGTGGCCAGCTCTCGAACCTCCGGAAGCGCCTACGAGACTCCCGAGTCGGCGTGCTCACCCACGCGGCCGCCGTCGATCGGCGCGGGCGCAATCTGCTGTCAGTGCTCGAGGAGCTCGGCGCGAGTCCCTCCCTGATCTTCTCGCCGGAGCACGGGCTCGACGGTGTCGCCCAGGCCGAAGAGGCGGTTCCGAACACCGCGCCGACGGAAGGACCCGCACTCCACAGTCTGTATGGGACCACCAAGGAGTCCCTCTCTCCGACGCCGGAGCAGCTCTCGCAGATCGACGTCCTGGTCGTCGATCTCGTGGATGTTGGCAGCCGCTACTACACGTACGTGTGGACGGCGTTGCTCGCCCTCCGCGCGGCTGCGAAGGCCGGCGTGCACGTGGTGGTACTCGACCGCCCCAACCCGATCTCCGGTGATCCTTCGACGCTCGAAGGGGCGCCGCAACAGGACGGGTTCTTGTCTTTCGTCGGGCTCGAGCCCCTGCCCATTCGCCACGCGCTCACGCTGGGCGAAATCGTCGCGATGTTCGCCGAACGCGACGCGCTGCCGCTCGGCCCCGAAGGAGCGCTGTCCCTGGTGTCGAGCCTCGGGTGGGAGCGCTTCCGCACCGCCGCCGCCTGGGGGCGTCCGTTCTCGCCACCCTCGCCCAATATCCCGACGCTCGAGGCGGCGCTGGTCTATCCGGGCGGTTGTTTGCTCGAGGGCACGAACCTATCGGAGGGCCGCGGCACGACGCTGCCTTTCCAGCTGATCGGCGCGCCGTTCCTCGACGGCTCACGCCTGAGCAGCGCCCTCGACGAGCAGCGCATCCCCGGTGCCCAGGTCCGCCCCGCGCGTTTCCGACCGTCATTCGAGAAACACGCAGGAGAGGTGTGCAGCGGTGTCTTCCTGCAGGTGACGGATCCGTCGCTGTTTCGCCCAGTGGCGGCTTATCTCGCCATCATCACCCTGTGCCGCATGCAGAACCCGGAGGCGTTTGCGTTCCTCGACAGGGCCTACGAGTTCGAGGCGGAGGTCCCCGCCTTCGATCTGCTCACTGGCTCGGCCGCCGCGCGCGAGGCCATCCTCTCCGGTGCGCTTCCCAACGACATTGCCCAGCTCGTCTCGCCGGTCGACGCCAGCTGGAAACAGGTCGTGCTCGACGCCGAGGCCCGTCGCGAACGGGCCAGCTCCTAA
- a CDS encoding aminopeptidase P family protein codes for MPSPPTPAAVFAERRRRLRARIAFPALIPAGFARPRNFQANRFPFRAESHFLYLVGASLEGSVLVLTPDSELLFAEPPDPAEALWSGPQPTLAELGRELGLEVLPLDELAVPAGAAVLAPQDRESADWLEERLDRPVDAGGAELSGVDAALADAMIELRLRHDEAAIERLCEAARVTALAHERGLATVRPGIRECVVRAAMEAAIIEQGMSTSYGSIVTVHGEVLHNERHDGLLSEGDLLLADVGAETPDGWAGDVTRTWPVSGRFSTTQRELYEVVLTAQREAIEAVKPGVGYRTVHRVAGEALTRGLVELGILRGEAGELYARGAAALFFPHGVGHLLGLDVHDMEDLGDRAGYAPGRSRSTSPGDRYLRLDRDLEPGMCVTIEPGYYRIAGILDDPAVVGALEGALDREVLARYADVRGIRIEDDVLVTETGCRVLTADIPKLARELER; via the coding sequence ATGCCCTCTCCCCCCACCCCAGCTGCGGTCTTCGCCGAGCGCCGCCGTCGACTGCGCGCCCGGATCGCCTTCCCAGCTCTGATCCCCGCCGGTTTCGCGAGACCGCGTAACTTCCAAGCGAACCGCTTCCCGTTCCGGGCCGAGAGTCACTTTCTCTACCTGGTTGGCGCCTCCCTCGAAGGTTCGGTCTTGGTCCTGACGCCGGACTCGGAATTGCTGTTTGCCGAGCCGCCGGATCCGGCGGAGGCCCTGTGGAGCGGACCGCAACCGACGCTCGCAGAGCTCGGACGCGAGCTCGGGCTCGAGGTGCTGCCTCTCGACGAGCTAGCCGTGCCCGCGGGCGCCGCCGTGCTCGCGCCGCAAGATCGGGAGAGTGCCGACTGGTTGGAGGAGCGACTCGACCGTCCCGTGGATGCGGGCGGCGCCGAGCTTTCGGGGGTGGATGCGGCGCTCGCCGACGCGATGATCGAGCTCAGACTGCGCCACGACGAGGCCGCCATCGAACGTCTCTGCGAAGCCGCGCGCGTCACTGCCCTGGCCCATGAGCGAGGCCTGGCGACCGTGCGGCCGGGGATCCGCGAGTGTGTCGTGCGTGCGGCGATGGAGGCGGCGATCATCGAACAGGGCATGAGCACGAGCTACGGCTCGATCGTGACCGTTCACGGCGAGGTGCTGCACAACGAACGCCACGACGGCCTTTTGTCGGAGGGTGATCTCTTGTTGGCCGACGTCGGCGCGGAGACACCGGACGGTTGGGCAGGGGACGTGACTCGGACCTGGCCGGTGTCGGGTCGGTTCAGCACCACACAACGCGAGTTGTACGAGGTCGTGCTGACGGCGCAGCGCGAGGCCATCGAGGCGGTGAAGCCGGGCGTTGGTTACCGCACTGTGCATCGCGTCGCGGGGGAGGCGCTGACTCGCGGCCTGGTCGAGCTCGGCATCTTGCGCGGGGAGGCCGGTGAGCTGTACGCCCGGGGGGCAGCAGCGCTGTTCTTCCCGCACGGTGTCGGCCACCTGCTGGGGCTCGACGTGCACGACATGGAAGACCTCGGCGATCGCGCCGGCTACGCGCCGGGGCGCAGCCGCTCCACCTCGCCGGGGGATCGTTACCTGCGTCTCGACCGCGATCTCGAGCCGGGCATGTGTGTCACGATCGAGCCCGGGTACTATCGCATCGCCGGCATCCTGGATGACCCCGCGGTGGTGGGAGCGCTCGAGGGTGCACTCGATCGCGAGGTGCTCGCGCGCTACGCCGACGTGCGCGGCATCCGCATCGAGGACGACGTGCTGGTGACGGAGACCGGCTGTCGGGTCCTGACGGCGGACATCCCGAAGCTTGCTCGGGAGCTCGAGCGGTAG
- a CDS encoding putative DNA-binding domain-containing protein, whose product MSGFSDVQAELAKLLRRRRSISADGSLADASAQIATGNDRLSPAEQIEIYREQFWLRHTSCLVEDFVGLGGIMGQTDWERLVEEYLEKYPPLSFNLRDLGQLLPRFVEESTWLPHHELCVDMARVEWAYIEVFDAADSAALDPARLASIPESAWETARLTLNPALRMLRVRYPVAALRRDLRLGKSDVAIPEPEAQNLVVYRAQDRNLHHEALDDGAFAILEALGQGTALVPACQAAIERLPAQASGIEAELAGWFQRWATLSFIVGVDA is encoded by the coding sequence GTGAGCGGTTTCTCCGACGTGCAAGCCGAACTGGCGAAGCTCTTGCGCCGCCGCCGTTCGATTTCCGCCGACGGCTCGCTGGCGGACGCGAGCGCGCAGATCGCAACGGGCAACGATCGCCTCTCGCCCGCGGAGCAGATCGAGATCTACCGGGAGCAGTTCTGGCTCCGGCACACCAGCTGTTTGGTGGAGGACTTCGTCGGACTCGGCGGCATCATGGGCCAGACCGACTGGGAGCGCCTGGTCGAGGAGTACCTCGAGAAGTACCCGCCACTCTCGTTCAACCTGCGCGACCTCGGACAGCTCCTGCCTCGCTTCGTCGAGGAGTCCACCTGGCTGCCGCACCACGAGCTGTGTGTCGACATGGCGCGGGTCGAGTGGGCGTACATCGAGGTGTTCGACGCCGCAGACTCGGCAGCGCTCGATCCAGCTCGACTCGCAAGCATCCCGGAGAGCGCCTGGGAGACGGCGCGGCTGACGCTCAACCCTGCCCTGCGCATGCTGCGTGTTCGGTATCCCGTCGCGGCGCTGCGGCGGGATCTGCGTTTGGGAAAGAGCGACGTCGCCATCCCCGAGCCTGAAGCGCAGAATCTCGTGGTCTACCGCGCCCAAGATCGCAACCTGCACCACGAGGCTCTGGACGACGGAGCCTTCGCCATTCTGGAGGCCCTCGGCCAAGGCACCGCGCTGGTGCCGGCTTGTCAGGCGGCGATCGAACGCCTGCCAGCGCAGGCGAGCGGGATCGAAGCCGAGCTCGCTGGGTGGTTCCAGCGCTGGGCAACCCTCTCCTTTATCGTTGGCGTCGACGCCTGA